The genomic segment TAGGCTCGCTCAGAAGCTGGTCGCCCACTGTATAAACCTTAATATCGGAGCCACCGGCTTTGCGGATTTCCTTGGCATCCCGCTCAATTTCTTCCTCAACGCTGGATCCCTTCATGGCCACCATGCGGCCACCGATCTTCACCAAAGGCAATGACCAGGTGGCAAGCTTTCCAAGTGGTGCCACTGCACGAGAAGTAACAAGGTCTACCAAGCCGACTTGCTTACGCACTATTTTTTCCTCAGCGCGACCACGAATCACCGTGACATTATCCAACTGCAGCGCCTCTTTTACCTCGTTGAGGTACACCGAGCGCTTCAGAAGTGGCTCGATGAGAGTGATCTTTAAATCAGGGCGTGCAATAGCCAGTGGGATTCCAGGAAGCCCAGCACCAGAGCCGATATCAGCTACTGAAATGCCTTCATCCATGGCTTCGCCGATAACACCACAGTTAAGAATGTGGCGATCCCACAACCGGGGAACCTCACGTGGTCCGATGAATCCACGAATGGATCCATCCGTGGCCAGTGACTCATGATATGCAATGGCTTTTTCGAGATTATCCCCGAAAATTTCAGCGGCTGCTGGAGGCGTGGTCATGAAAAGTCCCCTTCGGACAAGAAATCTAACGGTACAGTACCTCAACTATAACGACTCAGCTCTACATGCTTGAGTGTTGGCTGCCTAAAGGTGCTTTTGCGCCAATAATTGCACAGAATCAAGCGTTTTGATCCGCACCAGAATTCCATTGAAAAGCACCAGAAAAGACAAAAGCCGCCAGCCCGATAAGTGGGCTGGCGGCTTTCCTTGTGCAAAAGTTAAAGAATTTTACTTCTTACGCTTCTTTGCATTTTCTGGCTTCGCGCCAGGCTTTGGAGCAGTTGTGCGCTTTGCTGCACGCTTTGCTTCTTCCTCAGCTGCTTCTTCAGCATCCATCTTGCCGAAAATGTAGCGCTGCTGGAAGAAGGTCCACACGTTGTTGGCCATCATGTAGACAAGCAGACCAATGGTCCAGATGAAACCGGTGAACAAAATAGTTGCTGGCATGAACCAGAGCATCATCTTGTTCATCATCTGCATCTGCATCGCCATTTGGTCATTTCCTGGAGCCTGCTGCTTGCCAGCAGCCTTACGAGCTTCCTGACGGTTGACAGACAAGCGCGCGTTCATGTGAGTTGCTACCACGATGATCAAAATCATTGGAGCTGCAACCAGTGCGATGTTGAGGCGGGAAACATCAACGCCAAGGAAAGCGTCGAATGCTTCAGCTGGCATGGTGATGAAGGAAGACAGTGGAGCACCGAACAGGTCAGCACGTAGGAAGGACTGAACCTCATCTACACCGAAGATGTAGTTCGCGGTGTTGGCATTTTCTTCAACTGACATGCCCAGCTGGCCGACGCCCTCACCGGTGCGGTTGAAGGAGCGCAGTACGTGGAACAGGCCAATAAACACTGGAATTTGCACCAGCATTGGTAAACAGCCTGCGATGGGGTTAACGCCAACCTCCTTTTGGAGCTTACGAGTTTCCTCCATCATCTTCTGCTGGTCGTTTTTGTACTTCTCGCGGATGGCCTGCATCTTTGGAGCCATGTCTTGCATTTTGCGCTGTGAACGCATCGTGTTGACCATTGGCTTGACCAGTACCAAACGCACGGTGAAGGTCAAGAACATGATCGACAAGGCCCAGGTGATTCCGGAATCTGGGCTCAGCACAAAGCTGAATGCTTTGTGCCAGAACCACAGAATGGCCGAAATTGGCCAATAAATGATATTGAGCACTGTGAGTCGAAACTCCTTGAGATTAATAGGGACTATATACTTTTGTCTGGATTTTTAGGTCACTGTTTCAGTGGCCCAAAATCCATGGTTTGGCACTGGGTCAAATCCTCCCGGATGCCAGGGCCCACATTTGGACAACCTTGCAACAGCGAGAATAGTTCCCTTAAAAGCCCCATGAACTGAGACTGCTTTCAATGCATATGTGCTGCAGACTGGATCAAACCGACAAGTGGCACCCATCTTAAGGCTAGAAAGGTACTTTTGATAGAAGCGAACAGCACTAGCTAATGCTTTAGCCGGGATGCTTTTCGGCTCTGGAATATCAAAAGGATCATCACTTGTTGGCGCGCACACGATTTGCTTTCCCCAAGCCATAGCGGATATCTCTTTCGAGTTCTGCTGATGTTGCTTCCCCAGAACCTGCCAATGCACGGATTACTACGTGATGGGTGGGGGAGAGTAGCTCTGGTGAATTTTCCGCGATGTTTGCACAGATATGACGAAGCCGTCGGGAAGTACGGTGGCGAACCACGGCATTTCCGACGGCTTTAGAAACGATAAGGCCGAATCGTGGACCACCGAATGAGGCGACTTCGCCTTGTTTTTCGGTGCCATCCAACGATTCGGCACTATCCCACAGGTGCACAACAGCAGTTTTACTGCCAGCACGACGCCCTTTCCTCAGCACCATGCGAAATTGCATGGAGGAGTTCAGTTTATGTTGCGCTGGCAGCACTTTTGCTTACACCCTTTATAAAGTGGTGACGCTAAATTAAGCAGTCAGCTTTTCGCGACCCTTGCGACGACGAGCCGCAAC from the Corynebacterium crudilactis genome contains:
- the rnpA gene encoding ribonuclease P protein component, which codes for MLPAQHKLNSSMQFRMVLRKGRRAGSKTAVVHLWDSAESLDGTEKQGEVASFGGPRFGLIVSKAVGNAVVRHRTSRRLRHICANIAENSPELLSPTHHVVIRALAGSGEATSAELERDIRYGLGKANRVRANK
- the yidD gene encoding membrane protein insertion efficiency factor YidD; translation: MCAPTSDDPFDIPEPKSIPAKALASAVRFYQKYLSSLKMGATCRFDPVCSTYALKAVSVHGAFKGTILAVARLSKCGPWHPGGFDPVPNHGFWATETVT
- the rsmG gene encoding 16S rRNA (guanine(527)-N(7))-methyltransferase RsmG, producing the protein MTTPPAAAEIFGDNLEKAIAYHESLATDGSIRGFIGPREVPRLWDRHILNCGVIGEAMDEGISVADIGSGAGLPGIPLAIARPDLKITLIEPLLKRSVYLNEVKEALQLDNVTVIRGRAEEKIVRKQVGLVDLVTSRAVAPLGKLATWSLPLVKIGGRMVAMKGSSVEEEIERDAKEIRKAGGSDIKVYTVGDQLLSEPTTLISIRREK
- the yidC gene encoding membrane protein insertase YidC; protein product: MLNIIYWPISAILWFWHKAFSFVLSPDSGITWALSIMFLTFTVRLVLVKPMVNTMRSQRKMQDMAPKMQAIREKYKNDQQKMMEETRKLQKEVGVNPIAGCLPMLVQIPVFIGLFHVLRSFNRTGEGVGQLGMSVEENANTANYIFGVDEVQSFLRADLFGAPLSSFITMPAEAFDAFLGVDVSRLNIALVAAPMILIIVVATHMNARLSVNRQEARKAAGKQQAPGNDQMAMQMQMMNKMMLWFMPATILFTGFIWTIGLLVYMMANNVWTFFQQRYIFGKMDAEEAAEEEAKRAAKRTTAPKPGAKPENAKKRKK